The following coding sequences lie in one Kamptonema formosum PCC 6407 genomic window:
- a CDS encoding TOMM precursor leader peptide-binding protein → MNSTKILQIKPHFRVEIIEPKQVYLLEENSTHALTGSLYCQILPLLNGENSLQDIIEKLDGQVPPEYIDHVLQRLQAKGYLTEAAPDLSPEIAAFWSALGIDPPTAAQSLQQAKIALTAVGEISPEPLAASLTAVGIHTQPWETQQSTSPYTLLAVLTDDYLQPDLAKINQIALQTNQPWLLVKPAGNILWLGPIFIPQETGCWQCLAHRLRGNREVETSILHQKAKLSLNQSRQTPTSPSLTKEGSNSSPPLTKGGQGGISGCLPTARATLPSTVQTALQLTTTEIAKWVVQQQTATNLKGKILTFNQISLELQTHTLPHRPQCSACGNPQLLTEIGFQPVTLRPLAKHFTSDGGHRSVTPDQTVQNHQHLISPITGVVTALVRVSDPNNPLVHTYSAVHSFGSATSLKGLRHVLRHKSSGKGKTDRQSKASGFCEAVERYSGIFQGDEPRKQATLAELGEKAIHPYRCLHFSPRQYENREALNEKNTVAHDWIPQTFDESQSIDWTPVWSLTEQTHKYLPTAYCYYDYPSPKDHRFCKADSNGNAAGNTLEEAILQGFMELIERDSVGIWWYNRLQRPAVNLASFDEPYFLELQTYYQNNGRELWVLDLTADSGIPAFAGVSRRIDGGAERIIAGYGAHLDPKIAILRAVTEVNQIGLELDKVEAEKLEGAWRDWLLNATLENQPYLAFDPNVTPKVYSDYPQLWSDDIYEDVMTCVEIAKNAGLETLVLDQTRPDIRLNVVKVIVPGLRHFWSRFGAGRLYDVPVKLGWLSAPRLEEEMNPMPMPF, encoded by the coding sequence ATGAACTCGACAAAAATCCTTCAAATCAAACCCCATTTTCGCGTCGAAATCATCGAACCCAAACAAGTTTACCTACTCGAAGAAAACTCCACCCACGCCCTCACAGGAAGCCTCTACTGCCAAATCCTTCCCCTCCTCAACGGTGAAAACAGCCTACAAGACATCATCGAAAAACTTGACGGACAAGTTCCACCCGAATACATAGACCACGTACTGCAACGACTACAAGCCAAAGGCTACCTCACAGAAGCCGCCCCCGACTTATCGCCAGAAATCGCCGCCTTCTGGAGTGCCTTGGGCATCGACCCCCCCACCGCCGCCCAATCCCTACAGCAAGCAAAAATTGCCCTCACCGCAGTTGGGGAAATCTCCCCAGAACCCCTAGCCGCTTCCCTAACAGCAGTTGGCATTCATACCCAACCTTGGGAAACCCAGCAGTCTACATCCCCCTATACCCTGTTAGCAGTTCTCACCGACGATTACCTACAACCCGACCTAGCCAAAATCAACCAAATAGCCCTACAAACCAATCAACCTTGGCTTCTGGTCAAACCGGCTGGTAACATCCTCTGGCTAGGGCCAATTTTCATCCCTCAAGAAACAGGTTGCTGGCAATGCCTCGCCCATCGCTTGCGGGGAAATCGGGAAGTAGAAACCTCCATTTTGCACCAGAAAGCCAAACTCTCCCTAAATCAGAGCCGGCAAACCCCTACTTCTCCCTCCCTTACTAAGGAGGGGTCAAACTCTTCTCCCCCCCTTACTAAGGGGGGACAGGGGGGTATCTCCGGTTGCCTCCCCACCGCCCGCGCCACACTCCCCTCCACTGTGCAAACCGCCCTACAACTCACCACCACTGAAATCGCCAAATGGGTTGTGCAACAGCAAACTGCCACCAATCTGAAAGGGAAAATTCTCACCTTCAACCAAATCTCCCTAGAACTGCAAACCCACACCCTGCCTCACCGTCCCCAATGTTCCGCCTGTGGCAATCCGCAACTGTTAACTGAAATAGGTTTTCAACCCGTTACCCTGCGTCCCCTGGCCAAACACTTTACCAGCGATGGCGGTCATCGTTCCGTCACCCCCGACCAAACCGTACAAAACCACCAACATTTAATTAGTCCGATTACCGGAGTCGTCACCGCCCTAGTCCGCGTTTCCGACCCCAACAATCCCCTCGTCCATACCTACAGCGCCGTTCACAGTTTCGGCAGCGCCACCTCTTTGAAAGGACTGCGCCACGTTTTGCGCCATAAAAGTTCCGGTAAGGGAAAAACCGACCGCCAATCAAAAGCCAGTGGTTTCTGTGAAGCAGTCGAACGCTATTCGGGGATTTTCCAAGGCGACGAACCCCGGAAACAAGCAACTTTGGCAGAACTAGGAGAAAAAGCAATTCATCCATACCGATGTTTGCATTTCAGTCCCCGCCAATATGAAAATCGGGAAGCATTGAACGAGAAAAATACTGTCGCCCACGATTGGATTCCCCAAACTTTTGATGAAAGCCAATCGATTGACTGGACACCCGTTTGGTCGCTAACGGAACAAACCCATAAATACTTACCCACTGCTTACTGTTATTACGATTATCCATCGCCCAAAGACCACCGTTTCTGTAAAGCAGATTCCAACGGTAACGCTGCTGGGAACACTTTAGAAGAAGCGATTTTGCAAGGGTTTATGGAATTAATCGAACGGGATAGCGTCGGAATATGGTGGTACAATCGTCTGCAACGTCCGGCAGTAAATTTAGCCAGTTTTGATGAGCCTTATTTTTTAGAACTGCAAACTTATTATCAAAATAATGGCAGAGAACTTTGGGTGCTCGATTTAACTGCCGATTCAGGTATTCCCGCTTTTGCTGGCGTGTCTCGGCGCATTGATGGCGGTGCAGAAAGAATTATTGCTGGATATGGCGCACATTTAGACCCAAAAATTGCCATTTTACGCGCCGTTACAGAAGTAAATCAAATCGGTTTGGAGTTGGATAAAGTAGAAGCCGAAAAGTTAGAAGGGGCATGGCGAGATTGGTTATTAAATGCCACTTTAGAAAATCAACCTTATCTTGCTTTTGACCCCAATGTTACTCCTAAAGTTTATAGCGATTACCCCCAACTTTGGAGCGATGACATCTATGAAGATGTAATGACTTGTGTGGAAATTGCCAAAAATGCCGGATTGGAAACCTTGGTACTCGACCAAACTCGCCCGGATATTCGGTTAAATGTAGTTAAGGTTATTGTGCCAGGATTGCGCCATTTTTGGTCGCGTTTTGGGGCAGGAAGATTGTATGATGTCCCTGTAAAACTGGGTTGGTTATCTGCGCCACGTTTGGAAGAGGAAATGAATCCGATGCCGATGCCATTTTAA
- a CDS encoding PatA/PatG family cyanobactin maturation protease: protein MDKKKLKQLAIEPNGKVVKEQLNPSLPQIAPSSFPEYSILPLATAIPMVEAATLDYPEIDWQHTTFTLSRFAYLHQLGGKMVLESPLSKFRITLFDSQASAIISLLSQSQTITTISVAFPHIETETIQKFIHLLLATQFLSIEPEPLKLELWEFHNLLFHSRSRDGRHDYQTASIEHWEQRELFPIVKPPMSEKIIPLFRPNLELLAQTDSSLTQAIETRQSIREYDDYPITIEQLGELLYRCARVTEVYQMEEVGEVSRRPYPCGGARYELEIYPVVQQCEGLDAGLYHYDPLNHQLEQIADYNPEVAALIADARLSSGEQDTPQVLLIITARFGRLFCKYKSLAYALVLKHVGVLYENLYLVATDMNLAPCALGAGNSDRFAQITGLDYYEESAVGEFMLGSISRKVEAQGREGAGEQESREAGEQGSIESKGSTSFTSSNLVVPNLTNFITPSAAPMNNADKLPGLYDLWAHTKGDHEITIVILDGNADLERSCFQGANISKIFPYWHETPEPIALEYYEAFLEIEKSGEKGEAKAKKLQAAVPEAILNRLKGNFHATHIISTIIGQHGSPVPGIAPRCRAINIPINTTGDNGEFISPINLTRAFELAMKLGANIIHCAACCATQTGIAHDLLARAVKNCQDNNILIVAPTGNDKGECWCIPAILPGVLGAGMMKDNGKPANYSNWGGNYQHDGILAPGENILGAQPTTEETKLSQGTSCAAPIVTGVSALFLSLQLQRGEKPNAEAVRQAILNSAIPCDPEEIEEPERCLRGKLNIPGAYQLLTGKELTPVQSHSEIVIQANSESPLKRTENPIESPLTSSINASNRPEIPSVEASINSPFEQASAMNYRIDSPANSGTVQPSNTTVANLTLSQPAEGITPSATSKLVYALGTIGYDFGSEARRDTFKQLMPAFEIDGTVIPPNPYDASQMVDYLSQNPSEAKALIWTLNQELTPIYVLEPRQGFAADVYEILIMMLAGQIEPEDSDDFIERVSIPAKTTDKTVQLFSGQEIPVITLINIRGMYGWKINNLVEAALQSVASQAPQVDEIAMRKALTSFVNKVYFEFQNLGQTSKDRALNFSVTNAFQAASSFAEAISRGMQLDTIEVEKSPFCRINSDCWDVILKFFDSENGLRAKRVYRFTVDVSDRIPVTLGEVRSWSVPK from the coding sequence ATGGACAAGAAAAAACTGAAACAACTTGCCATCGAGCCAAATGGAAAAGTGGTGAAAGAACAATTGAATCCTTCCCTGCCACAAATCGCACCATCAAGTTTTCCTGAATATTCAATCTTACCCCTAGCCACAGCTATCCCAATGGTAGAAGCGGCAACATTGGATTACCCGGAAATAGATTGGCAACACACAACCTTTACCCTCTCCCGTTTTGCTTATCTACATCAACTCGGCGGCAAAATGGTGTTAGAATCACCCCTCTCCAAATTTAGAATTACCCTATTCGATAGCCAAGCCAGCGCCATCATCAGTTTATTATCCCAATCGCAAACCATAACAACCATTAGTGTAGCCTTTCCCCATATTGAAACCGAAACAATTCAAAAATTTATTCATCTATTATTAGCCACTCAATTCTTATCAATAGAACCCGAACCATTAAAATTAGAACTATGGGAATTTCACAACCTGCTGTTTCACAGTCGCAGTCGTGACGGCAGACACGATTATCAAACAGCATCAATCGAACATTGGGAACAAAGGGAATTATTTCCCATCGTCAAACCGCCCATGAGCGAGAAAATTATTCCTCTTTTTCGCCCTAACTTAGAATTATTAGCCCAAACCGATAGTTCCTTAACCCAAGCAATAGAAACCAGGCAATCCATTCGAGAATATGACGATTATCCCATCACCATTGAACAATTAGGCGAACTACTCTATCGCTGCGCCAGAGTAACAGAAGTTTATCAAATGGAAGAAGTAGGCGAAGTCAGTCGCCGTCCTTACCCCTGTGGTGGTGCGCGATACGAACTAGAAATTTATCCTGTTGTCCAGCAGTGTGAAGGATTGGATGCCGGATTGTATCATTATGACCCCCTCAACCATCAATTAGAGCAAATTGCCGACTACAATCCAGAAGTAGCCGCTTTAATTGCAGATGCTCGTTTATCTAGCGGCGAACAAGACACCCCCCAAGTTTTACTAATTATTACCGCTCGGTTTGGCAGACTTTTCTGTAAATATAAATCCTTAGCTTATGCCTTAGTATTAAAGCACGTTGGAGTGTTGTATGAAAACCTCTACTTAGTTGCTACTGACATGAACCTCGCCCCCTGTGCATTAGGAGCAGGAAATAGCGATAGGTTCGCACAAATTACCGGACTGGATTACTACGAAGAATCAGCCGTCGGCGAATTTATGCTCGGTTCAATTTCCCGGAAAGTAGAAGCGCAGGGGAGAGAGGGAGCAGGGGAGCAGGAGAGCAGGGAAGCAGGGGAGCAGGGAAGTATAGAGAGTAAGGGAAGTACATCCTTCACTTCCTCCAATCTCGTAGTTCCCAATCTAACCAACTTTATAACTCCATCTGCTGCTCCGATGAACAACGCAGATAAGCTACCTGGACTCTATGACCTTTGGGCGCATACAAAAGGCGACCATGAAATTACCATTGTTATTCTTGATGGTAACGCTGACCTAGAGCGCTCTTGCTTCCAAGGGGCAAACATCAGCAAAATTTTCCCTTACTGGCACGAAACCCCAGAACCCATTGCTCTAGAATATTACGAGGCTTTTCTAGAGATTGAAAAGAGTGGCGAAAAAGGCGAAGCCAAAGCCAAAAAACTACAAGCTGCCGTCCCCGAAGCAATTCTCAATCGCCTAAAAGGAAACTTTCACGCTACTCACATCATCAGTACCATTATTGGTCAACACGGCTCACCCGTTCCCGGAATTGCCCCTCGCTGTCGCGCCATTAATATTCCTATCAACACTACTGGCGACAATGGTGAGTTTATCTCTCCAATTAATCTTACCCGCGCCTTTGAATTAGCAATGAAACTGGGAGCAAACATCATTCACTGTGCGGCTTGCTGTGCCACTCAAACGGGTATTGCCCATGACTTGTTAGCTAGAGCAGTGAAAAACTGCCAGGATAACAATATTCTGATTGTTGCCCCTACAGGTAATGATAAAGGTGAATGTTGGTGCATTCCCGCCATTTTACCCGGTGTTCTGGGTGCCGGCATGATGAAAGACAATGGAAAACCTGCCAACTACAGCAACTGGGGCGGTAATTACCAGCATGACGGAATTTTAGCTCCCGGAGAAAACATTCTCGGCGCACAACCTACAACTGAAGAAACCAAACTTAGTCAAGGTACGAGTTGTGCGGCTCCCATCGTCACAGGTGTATCGGCATTGTTCCTAAGTCTGCAACTGCAACGCGGGGAAAAACCCAATGCCGAAGCGGTGCGTCAAGCTATTTTAAATAGTGCCATTCCTTGTGACCCGGAAGAAATAGAAGAACCGGAACGCTGTTTAAGGGGGAAATTGAATATTCCAGGCGCTTATCAGTTACTAACTGGAAAAGAGTTAACCCCAGTTCAATCGCACTCAGAAATCGTTATCCAGGCTAATAGTGAAAGTCCTTTAAAGAGGACTGAAAACCCCATTGAAAGCCCGCTGACTTCCAGTATTAATGCCAGTAATCGCCCAGAAATTCCCTCTGTTGAAGCCTCAATTAACAGTCCGTTTGAACAGGCTTCTGCTATGAACTACAGAATTGATTCTCCGGCAAACTCTGGCACAGTGCAGCCATCCAATACAACCGTTGCCAACCTCACCCTCAGTCAACCCGCCGAAGGCATCACCCCCAGCGCCACCTCAAAACTCGTCTACGCCTTGGGAACTATCGGTTACGACTTCGGTAGCGAAGCCAGACGCGACACCTTCAAACAGCTAATGCCTGCATTTGAAATTGACGGCACAGTAATTCCCCCTAATCCCTATGATGCCAGTCAAATGGTCGATTATCTGTCACAAAATCCCAGTGAAGCCAAAGCCTTGATTTGGACGCTCAATCAAGAACTTACCCCCATTTATGTCTTAGAACCCAGACAGGGCTTTGCTGCGGATGTCTACGAAATATTAATTATGATGTTAGCGGGGCAAATTGAACCGGAAGACAGCGATGATTTTATCGAACGAGTCAGCATTCCCGCTAAAACAACTGATAAAACCGTGCAGTTATTTTCGGGGCAAGAAATTCCCGTAATTACCTTAATCAATATCAGGGGAATGTACGGTTGGAAAATCAACAATTTAGTCGAAGCAGCTTTGCAAAGTGTGGCTTCGCAAGCACCGCAAGTTGATGAAATTGCGATGCGAAAAGCTCTCACTAGCTTCGTAAATAAAGTTTATTTTGAGTTCCAAAATCTAGGACAAACTTCTAAAGACAGGGCATTAAATTTTTCCGTTACTAATGCTTTCCAAGCTGCTTCGAGCTTCGCTGAAGCTATTTCCAGAGGAATGCAACTCGATACGATTGAAGTAGAAAAAAGCCCGTTTTGTCGGATTAATAGCGATTGTTGGGATGTGATATTAAAGTTTTTCGATTCAGAAAATGGACTTAGGGCTAAGAGGGTTTATCGGTTTACAGTTGATGTGAGCGACAGAATTCCTGTAACTCTGGGTGAAGTTCGCTCTTGGTCTGTACCAAAATAA
- the prmA gene encoding 50S ribosomal protein L11 methyltransferase, which translates to MAHSWWEIRVICDPGLEDIIFWRLENFGCRGTASEMKNNYCLISAYLPEEQAGLLDLAALSLYLRQDALCSGLSLPATQWNLIDEEDWASSWKVHWQPQEIGDRFLIYPAWLPVPTNSERLLLRLDPGMAFGTGTHATTQLCLESLEMRLGFGSSENAPIIADIGCGSGILSIGSILLGAKKAYAVDTDPLAVDAAISNRKLNRILSHQLNVEEGTIDRLIKTIDGPVDGLMCNILAEVIIDLIPQFEAISKPTTWGVLSGILLEQAKPIADTLEQHGWVVATLWRRQDWCCFNIRRS; encoded by the coding sequence ATGGCACATAGCTGGTGGGAAATTCGAGTTATTTGCGATCCGGGGTTAGAAGATATAATCTTCTGGCGCTTGGAAAATTTTGGCTGTCGGGGAACTGCCAGCGAGATGAAAAATAATTACTGTTTAATATCAGCCTACTTGCCGGAAGAACAGGCAGGTTTACTAGATTTAGCAGCTCTTTCTTTGTATCTGCGCCAAGATGCTCTTTGTTCCGGTTTGTCACTACCCGCTACTCAGTGGAATTTAATTGATGAAGAAGACTGGGCCAGCAGTTGGAAAGTACACTGGCAACCTCAAGAAATTGGCGATCGCTTTTTAATTTATCCCGCTTGGCTACCAGTACCCACAAATTCAGAAAGGCTTTTGCTACGTTTAGATCCTGGCATGGCTTTTGGCACAGGTACTCATGCCACCACTCAGTTATGTTTAGAGTCCTTAGAAATGCGGCTCGGTTTTGGCTCTAGTGAAAATGCTCCTATAATAGCTGATATTGGTTGCGGATCGGGAATTTTATCAATTGGATCGATTTTGTTAGGAGCTAAAAAAGCCTATGCTGTCGATACCGATCCCTTAGCAGTAGATGCTGCTATTAGTAATCGTAAACTTAACCGGATTCTCTCTCACCAGTTAAATGTAGAAGAGGGTACGATCGATCGTTTGATAAAAACGATTGATGGCCCTGTTGACGGTTTGATGTGCAATATTTTAGCAGAAGTTATTATTGATTTGATTCCACAGTTTGAGGCAATTTCAAAACCCACTACTTGGGGAGTTCTTAGCGGAATTTTGCTAGAACAAGCTAAGCCTATTGCTGATACTTTAGAGCAGCATGGTTGGGTAGTGGCGACATTGTGGCGGCGGCAAGATTGGTGCTGTTTTAATATTCGGAGGTCTTAA
- the serA gene encoding phosphoglycerate dehydrogenase, whose translation MPKVLVSDPIDAAGLDILSQVAQVDVKTGLPLEELVRIIPEYDALMIRSGTQVTKEIIEAANQLKIIGRAGVGVDNVDVPAATRKGIVVVNSPEGNTIAAAEHAIAMMLAISRYIPDADNSVKNGKWERNRFMGVEVYKKTLGIVGLGKIGSHVAAAAKAMGMKLLAYDPFISTERAEQIGCRLVELELLMRESDYITLHIPKTPETYHLINAEVLEKMKPTARIINCARGGIIDETALAKALEEGQIAGAALDVYENEPLQADSPLRSLGQKAILTPHLGASTAEAQVNVAIDVAEQIRDVLLGLPARSAVNIPGIYPDAIEKLRPYLQLAETLGNLVSQLAGGRVDYLNVLLQGELANNQSQPVVVAALKGLLSQALRERVNYVNASIEAKERGIRVIETRDASVRDYAGSLRLEAKGTLGEHTVTGAVLGEDEIRITSVDEFPVNVSPSRHMLFTLHRDMPGIIGKLGSLLGSFNVNIASMQVGRRIVRGDAVMVLSLDDPLPEGILAEIIKLAGIRDAYTVTL comes from the coding sequence ATGCCAAAGGTTCTTGTCTCCGATCCCATTGATGCTGCTGGACTTGATATTCTGTCCCAAGTTGCTCAAGTTGATGTAAAAACTGGTTTACCACTAGAGGAACTGGTGCGAATTATCCCAGAGTATGACGCTCTGATGATCCGTTCCGGCACTCAAGTTACTAAAGAAATAATTGAAGCAGCCAATCAGCTTAAAATCATCGGTCGGGCTGGCGTGGGGGTCGATAATGTAGACGTACCCGCCGCTACTCGCAAAGGTATCGTAGTTGTCAATTCCCCAGAAGGTAACACGATCGCGGCCGCCGAACACGCGATCGCCATGATGTTAGCCATCTCCCGCTACATCCCCGATGCCGATAACTCCGTGAAAAACGGCAAGTGGGAACGCAATCGCTTTATGGGCGTTGAAGTTTACAAAAAAACTCTCGGTATCGTCGGTTTAGGCAAAATTGGTTCTCATGTCGCCGCCGCCGCCAAAGCGATGGGGATGAAATTGCTAGCTTATGACCCCTTCATCTCCACCGAACGCGCCGAACAGATTGGCTGTAGATTGGTAGAGTTAGAATTGCTCATGCGTGAATCCGACTACATCACGCTGCACATTCCCAAAACTCCAGAAACTTATCACCTGATTAACGCTGAAGTCTTGGAGAAGATGAAGCCCACCGCCCGGATTATCAATTGTGCCAGAGGCGGTATCATCGACGAAACAGCCCTAGCAAAAGCCTTAGAAGAGGGTCAAATTGCGGGTGCAGCTTTAGATGTTTACGAAAACGAACCTCTACAAGCTGATTCTCCACTGCGATCGCTCGGTCAAAAAGCCATCCTCACACCCCACTTAGGAGCCTCGACAGCGGAAGCTCAGGTGAATGTCGCGATCGATGTCGCCGAACAAATTCGAGACGTGCTCCTGGGCCTGCCAGCCCGGTCTGCGGTGAATATTCCTGGCATCTACCCGGATGCGATCGAAAAGCTCAGACCTTACTTGCAATTAGCCGAAACCCTGGGCAATTTGGTCAGTCAACTAGCGGGAGGACGAGTCGATTACCTGAATGTTCTTCTCCAAGGAGAACTTGCCAACAATCAAAGTCAGCCAGTAGTCGTGGCCGCCCTTAAAGGCCTCCTATCTCAAGCACTGCGCGAACGAGTAAACTACGTCAATGCCAGCATCGAAGCCAAAGAGCGCGGCATTCGCGTAATCGAGACACGAGATGCCTCCGTCCGCGACTACGCAGGCTCTTTGCGATTAGAAGCTAAAGGAACTCTTGGCGAGCACACCGTCACTGGGGCCGTACTCGGTGAAGATGAAATTCGGATCACCAGCGTCGATGAATTCCCCGTGAACGTTTCTCCGAGTCGCCATATGTTATTTACCTTGCACCGCGATATGCCAGGAATTATTGGCAAACTTGGTTCCCTATTGGGCAGTTTTAATGTCAATATTGCCAGTATGCAAGTAGGTCGCAGAATCGTGCGCGGAGATGCAGTAATGGTACTGAGCCTTGATGACCCTCTGCCAGAAGGAATATTGGCCGAGATTATCAAACTTGCAGGTATTCGAGATGCTTACACGGTAACTCTTTAG
- a CDS encoding GNAT family N-acetyltransferase has protein sequence MKIQTERLELIPYSLEVAEAAIADKSQIEKLLNVKIPSDWPWSEVEEVLPFFAQLAADPLQLGWGAWLMIHSRENTIIGDLGFGGKNEQGIVEMGYNVLPAYQNQGYGFEAIQALVNWALTQTNLHKILATCPQDHLASKRILEKVGMQLKSCEEGLLKWEITL, from the coding sequence GTGAAAATCCAAACAGAACGTCTAGAACTTATTCCTTATTCACTGGAAGTTGCAGAAGCCGCAATCGCTGACAAATCTCAGATAGAAAAGCTCTTAAATGTCAAGATTCCTAGCGATTGGCCTTGGTCAGAGGTAGAAGAAGTTTTACCCTTTTTTGCTCAGTTAGCTGCCGATCCGTTACAGTTAGGTTGGGGCGCTTGGTTAATGATTCATAGTAGAGAAAATACTATTATTGGCGATTTAGGCTTTGGTGGCAAAAATGAGCAGGGAATAGTTGAAATGGGTTACAATGTTCTGCCTGCTTATCAAAACCAAGGTTACGGTTTTGAAGCGATACAAGCACTGGTTAATTGGGCATTAACTCAAACGAATTTACATAAAATTCTCGCTACTTGCCCTCAAGACCATTTAGCATCAAAACGGATTTTAGAAAAAGTGGGAATGCAATTAAAAAGTTGTGAAGAAGGCTTATTAAAATGGGAAATTACGCTATAA
- a CDS encoding photosystem II S4 domain protein: MLPREELLKGIENRECVARAIDQAEQALKTWEISLTDFLSPPELAETQKVFSRLTEVQLIAWGGYPQAERQRLAIARSELPLDNSSVSVAALEIAGNFLFDTASHRDFLGSILGSGIVREKTGDIIVLGERGSQAIVVPELVEYLEMHLKQVRSVPVQIQRIELSELKIKEPKKKELTTVEASMRLDAIASAGFGMSRSKMVDLIEGGDVRVNWKDIAQSSHIIKSGDLVAIRGKGRLEIGEVMVTKKDRYRIQLTRYI; this comes from the coding sequence ATGTTACCAAGAGAAGAACTGTTAAAAGGAATTGAAAATCGTGAGTGTGTGGCCCGTGCGATCGACCAAGCTGAGCAAGCACTCAAAACTTGGGAAATTAGCCTGACTGATTTTCTTTCTCCCCCTGAGTTAGCGGAGACACAAAAGGTATTTAGTCGATTAACAGAAGTACAACTAATTGCTTGGGGAGGCTATCCACAGGCGGAACGTCAAAGACTTGCGATCGCGCGTTCTGAACTTCCTTTAGACAATTCTAGCGTAAGTGTTGCAGCCTTAGAAATAGCTGGTAATTTCCTCTTTGATACCGCATCTCACCGCGACTTTTTAGGATCTATCTTGGGTTCTGGAATTGTCCGAGAAAAGACTGGCGATATCATAGTTTTAGGGGAAAGGGGATCACAAGCAATAGTTGTGCCAGAACTGGTAGAATATTTAGAGATGCACTTAAAGCAAGTTCGTTCTGTTCCCGTACAAATTCAGCGGATAGAGTTGAGCGAACTGAAGATTAAGGAACCTAAAAAGAAGGAATTAACAACAGTAGAAGCATCAATGAGATTGGATGCGATCGCATCTGCTGGATTCGGGATGTCTCGTAGCAAAATGGTTGATTTAATTGAAGGTGGAGATGTGCGAGTTAACTGGAAAGATATCGCCCAATCTAGCCATATTATTAAGTCTGGAGATTTAGTTGCTATTCGTGGTAAAGGGCGATTAGAAATTGGGGAAGTTATGGTTACGAAAAAAGATCGTTATCGCATACAGTTAACTCGATACATTTAA